GGAACTTTTCCAGAATCAGCTCCGTAAAAGTAGAAGAAGTGGAATAGTTTTTTAAGGTCTCTATCTTTAATTTCCATTTTTTCAGTTGCAGGACAAACATCTTTAATTTCAGCTTCAAGGTCTCCCTCGTTGTAAAGGTCTTCCCACTCATCCATGTCATATTGACCAGCAAAAGCTGCACCTGTCATGTTATCGCATCGAGATTTAAATTTCTTTTGATAAACTTTAGACCCTTTTTTTGCTTCAGCTTCAGAAACATCAGCAGCTGAAAGAGTAGTTGTTGCAGTTGAAATTGCAAAGAGAGAAGCAAGAGCGATAGAAATACTTTTCTTAAACATAGAATTCCTTCTAAAATTTTAATTCGAAGCTGATCGTAATCCAAATTTGTTTAAAATTAGTTTAAATATAAAAATGTTGAAACTTTTTGAACAAATGGCTTCGCAATCCTCTTCCATAGCCTCTTCGTAAGATAGGCTTGGGAGAGGTCAAGATGCCTCCAAAATTTTGGATAAAATTTTAGAAAATTTAGAGGAGATGTCAATCAATGAAAATTACAAAAACTGTAAAATTAAAGATTGCATCTAACTCTAAAATTTTTAACGAGACTCTCAAAATCTACAACAAAGCATTACTTTTTATGATTGATGTTATTTCTAAAGAGTGGAAAAATTTAGAAAATTTATCATCAAAATAGAAAATAAATTTTGTAGAAAAAATTACTCACGAAACAAGACAAAATCCTTATCCAAAATATGATTTTGATTTCCATTTTTATAAGTTTCCATCATATTTAAGAAGAGCAACAATTTCAGAAGCTATTGGAAATGTTTCACCTCACTTTTCAAGACTCAAAAATTGGGAAAAGAAGAAAGAAGCAAAACTTTCAAAAGCTAAG
This genomic stretch from Thiovulum sp. ES harbors:
- a CDS encoding hypothetical protein (IMG reference gene:2508610774_SP); the encoded protein is MKITKTVKLKIASNSKIFNETLKIYNKALLFMIDVISKEWKNLENLSSK